In a single window of the Anaerocolumna cellulosilytica genome:
- a CDS encoding helix-turn-helix transcriptional regulator: MSHLSGALKAHIGKLNITIQSLSKSSGVERSFLHHILTGKRIPANKDILENIIKALALTPAQSEELRQLYSIDRLGSDVYRRILSVKNIIENFKDVSSPPIKSVYQHNFSCFSQSTAFSGSQNVNTVLKAVLENEATKENGYIKMIIQPDYRFLLELLQTLGSCNTVLKIEHIFCFSKDFRENNENTYNLKCLETVIPLLFSCRHYNAHIYYGEINTSYQNICVFPYMVLTSDKVVGLSPDYSQATLFLDHKFHSIYMQTYQNLLSCCFPLTEKILNPLDVFTRYSNPVMNPEELSNINVTHSLYSQPCFMYFATQELLNKYISEIPFKREIIGFILRQRSNYIEKLAVDFEYCSYFTKAGLDFFWKTGRIVELPDAFYTPLDKKDCLKLIKLLYENIKTTSYRAHIINTDKFHVSGNIVVSALEGSYIVFIYTHLLSGDKYHLVFDEPSISSSFSSFLTYLKDSTLVYTEQKTLEILNERIIEYEKELTEQTL; encoded by the coding sequence ATGAGTCACCTTTCTGGGGCCCTGAAAGCCCATATTGGTAAGCTTAATATAACCATTCAGTCGTTATCAAAATCCAGCGGTGTGGAGCGTAGTTTTCTCCATCATATCCTTACCGGTAAGAGAATACCCGCCAACAAGGATATACTGGAGAATATTATAAAAGCATTAGCCCTTACACCCGCACAGTCAGAGGAGTTACGGCAGTTATATTCTATTGATCGCCTGGGAAGCGATGTGTACAGGCGAATATTATCTGTTAAAAATATTATTGAAAACTTTAAGGATGTTTCATCACCTCCCATTAAATCGGTGTATCAACATAATTTTAGCTGTTTTTCACAATCCACTGCCTTTTCCGGCTCTCAAAATGTTAATACTGTTTTAAAGGCCGTCCTGGAAAATGAGGCGACCAAAGAGAATGGTTACATTAAGATGATTATACAGCCCGATTACCGGTTTTTATTGGAGCTTTTACAGACGCTTGGAAGCTGTAATACAGTCTTAAAGATTGAGCATATATTCTGCTTTAGCAAAGATTTTCGCGAAAACAATGAGAATACATATAATCTGAAATGCTTGGAGACCGTGATACCTCTTCTTTTCTCCTGCCGCCATTATAATGCACATATTTATTACGGTGAGATAAATACCTCCTATCAAAATATCTGCGTTTTCCCCTATATGGTGCTGACCTCGGATAAAGTGGTTGGACTATCCCCTGATTACAGCCAGGCGACTTTGTTTTTGGACCATAAGTTTCATTCTATATATATGCAAACCTATCAAAATCTTCTTAGTTGTTGTTTTCCCCTGACTGAAAAGATTTTAAACCCACTGGATGTTTTCACCAGATATTCTAACCCAGTCATGAACCCAGAGGAATTAAGTAATATTAATGTAACCCATTCCCTTTATTCACAGCCTTGCTTTATGTACTTTGCTACACAGGAACTCCTCAATAAGTATATCTCTGAAATTCCTTTTAAAAGAGAAATTATAGGCTTTATTCTTAGGCAGAGGAGCAATTATATAGAAAAACTTGCAGTCGACTTTGAATACTGCTCCTATTTTACAAAGGCGGGGCTTGATTTCTTCTGGAAGACCGGTCGCATTGTTGAGCTTCCCGATGCATTTTATACACCCTTAGATAAAAAAGATTGTCTTAAACTGATTAAGCTGCTTTATGAAAACATAAAAACCACCTCTTATCGAGCACATATTATAAACACGGACAAGTTCCATGTATCAGGTAATATTGTGGTATCTGCTCTTGAAGGTTCCTATATTGTCTTTATTTACACTCACCTCTTAAGCGGAGATAAGTATCATCTGGTTTTCGACGAACCAAGTATTTCTTCATCTTTTTCCAGCTTTCTAACATACTTAAAGGACAGCACTCTGGTATATACGGAACAAAAAACACTAGAAATTCTAAATGAGAGAATCATTGAGTATGAAAAAGAATTGACAGAACAGACTCTGTAA
- the gdhA gene encoding NADP-specific glutamate dehydrogenase, whose product MDYINEILDMVIRKNPSESEFHQAVKEVLESLRPVVEANEEKYRREALLERLVEPDRQIKFKIPWVDDKGQVQVNIGYRVQFNNAIGPYKGGLRLHPSVNTGIIKFLGFEQTFKNSLTGLPIGGAKGGSDFDPKGKSDREVLAFCKSFMTELYKYIGADTDVPAGDIGTGAREIGYLYGQYKKIKGTYEGVLTGKGLTYGGSLVRTEATGYGLLYLTDEMLKANGHSIKGKRVAISGSGNVAIYAAMKAEQLGATVVTVSDSNGWIYDPEGIDVAALKEIKEVKRERLTEYLKYRPQAEYKEGRGVWSVKCDVALPCATQNELHLEDAKVLVENGCIAVAEGANMPTTLEATQFFLNNKVLFAPGKAANAGGVATSALEMSQNSERLSWPFEEVDKKLKQIMVNIFKNMSEAAKEYNAEGNYVLGANIAGFLKVADAMMAQGIW is encoded by the coding sequence ATGGATTATATTAACGAAATACTTGACATGGTAATTCGTAAAAATCCTTCCGAAAGCGAATTTCATCAAGCAGTAAAAGAGGTGTTGGAGTCACTTCGTCCAGTTGTTGAAGCCAATGAAGAAAAGTACCGTAGAGAAGCATTATTAGAACGATTGGTAGAACCTGACCGTCAGATTAAATTTAAGATTCCCTGGGTGGATGATAAAGGACAGGTACAAGTAAATATTGGTTACCGTGTACAGTTTAATAATGCCATAGGCCCATATAAAGGCGGATTAAGACTGCATCCTTCCGTTAATACAGGAATCATTAAATTCCTCGGTTTTGAACAAACATTTAAAAACTCTCTGACTGGTCTTCCAATCGGTGGTGCAAAGGGTGGCTCTGACTTTGATCCTAAAGGAAAATCAGATCGTGAAGTACTGGCTTTTTGTAAGAGTTTTATGACGGAATTATATAAATATATTGGTGCCGATACGGATGTACCTGCTGGGGATATCGGAACAGGTGCCAGAGAAATTGGTTATTTGTATGGGCAATACAAAAAGATAAAAGGAACTTATGAAGGTGTACTTACCGGAAAAGGCTTAACGTATGGCGGCTCTCTTGTCAGAACAGAAGCAACCGGTTATGGATTATTGTATTTAACCGACGAAATGTTAAAAGCGAACGGACATTCAATTAAAGGGAAAAGAGTTGCAATTTCTGGTTCCGGTAATGTAGCTATATATGCAGCCATGAAAGCAGAACAGCTTGGTGCAACAGTAGTGACAGTAAGTGATTCCAACGGTTGGATTTATGACCCGGAAGGCATTGATGTAGCTGCACTGAAAGAAATAAAAGAAGTAAAACGTGAGAGATTAACGGAATACCTAAAATATAGACCACAAGCTGAGTATAAAGAAGGCCGTGGTGTATGGAGTGTAAAATGCGATGTTGCGCTTCCTTGTGCAACTCAAAACGAATTACATTTAGAAGATGCAAAAGTTTTAGTAGAAAATGGATGTATTGCAGTGGCAGAGGGTGCAAATATGCCTACAACTCTGGAAGCGACACAATTTTTCTTAAATAATAAGGTATTATTCGCACCTGGAAAGGCCGCCAATGCAGGCGGTGTTGCAACATCCGCACTTGAAATGTCCCAGAACAGTGAAAGACTTAGCTGGCCTTTTGAAGAAGTGGATAAAAAGTTAAAGCAGATAATGGTTAATATATTTAAGAATATGTCTGAAGCAGCTAAGGAATACAATGCAGAAGGAAATTATGTATTAGGCGCAAATATTGCAGGCTTTCTAAAAGTTGCAGATGCTATGATGGCACAGGGAATCTGGTAA